In the Pseudomonas sp. ADAK2 genome, one interval contains:
- the rpoS gene encoding RNA polymerase sigma factor RpoS: MALSKEVPEFDIDDEVLLMETGIGTDSMSNDEGAAPPSVRAKSKHSASLKQHKYIDYTRALDATQLYLNEIGFSPLLSPEEEVHFARLSQSGDPAGRKRMIESNLRLVVKIARRYVNRGLSLLDLIEEGNLGLIRAVEKFDPERGFRFSTYATWWIRQTIERAIMNQTRTIRLPIHVVKELNVYLRAARELTQKLDHEPSPEEIANLLEKPVGEVKRMLGLNERVSSVDVSLGPDSDKTLLDTLTDDRPTDPCELLQDDDLSQSIDQWLSELTDKQREVVIRRFGLRGHESSTLEDVGLEIGLTRERVRQIQVEGLKRLREILEKNGLSSESLFQ, from the coding sequence ATGGCTCTCAGTAAAGAAGTGCCGGAGTTTGACATCGACGATGAGGTTCTCCTTATGGAGACCGGCATCGGCACGGATTCGATGTCGAATGATGAAGGGGCTGCACCGCCTTCCGTTCGCGCCAAATCCAAACACTCCGCTTCGCTAAAGCAACACAAGTACATCGACTACACTCGGGCACTCGATGCCACGCAGCTGTACCTCAACGAAATCGGCTTTTCCCCACTGCTCTCTCCGGAAGAAGAAGTTCATTTTGCGCGCTTGTCGCAAAGTGGCGATCCGGCCGGGCGCAAACGCATGATCGAAAGTAACCTGCGGCTGGTGGTGAAAATCGCCCGGCGTTACGTCAATCGTGGCTTGTCGCTGCTGGACCTGATCGAAGAGGGTAACCTCGGGCTGATCCGGGCCGTGGAAAAGTTCGACCCTGAGCGCGGCTTCCGCTTTTCGACCTACGCAACCTGGTGGATACGTCAGACCATCGAGCGCGCGATCATGAATCAGACCCGGACCATCCGGTTGCCGATCCATGTGGTCAAAGAGCTCAACGTGTACCTGCGGGCTGCACGGGAACTGACGCAAAAGCTCGATCACGAACCCTCACCCGAAGAAATCGCCAACCTGCTGGAAAAACCGGTGGGCGAGGTCAAGCGCATGCTGGGCCTGAACGAGCGGGTTTCTTCGGTCGACGTCTCGCTGGGTCCGGATTCGGATAAAACCCTGCTGGACACCCTTACCGACGATCGTCCAACCGATCCATGCGAACTGCTGCAGGACGATGACCTGTCACAGAGCATCGATCAGTGGCTCTCGGAGCTGACCGACAAGCAACGCGAGGTGGTCATACGCCGCTTCGGCCTGCGCGGTCACGAGAGCAGCACGCTGGAAGATGTGGGCCTGGAGATCGGTTTGACCCGGGAGCGGGTCAGGCAAATCCAGGTGGAAGGCCTTAAGCGACTTCGAGAGATTCTCGAGAAGAACGGCCTGTCGAGTGAGTCGCTGTTTCAATAA
- the fdxA gene encoding ferredoxin FdxA has product MTFVVTDNCIKCKYTDCVEVCPVDCFYEGPNFLVIHPDECIDCALCEPECPAVAIFSEDEVPEEMQEFIQLNVDLAEIWPNITEKKESLPDAEEWDGVKGKIKDLER; this is encoded by the coding sequence ATGACCTTCGTCGTCACCGACAACTGCATCAAGTGCAAGTACACCGACTGCGTAGAAGTCTGTCCGGTGGACTGCTTTTACGAAGGCCCGAACTTCCTGGTGATTCACCCGGATGAGTGCATCGACTGCGCACTGTGCGAACCAGAATGCCCGGCCGTGGCCATCTTCTCCGAAGATGAAGTCCCGGAAGAGATGCAGGAATTCATTCAGCTGAACGTTGATCTGGCCGAAATCTGGCCGAACATCACCGAGAAGAAAGAATCGCTGCCCGATGCCGAAGAGTGGGATGGCGTGAAAGGCAAGATCAAAGACCTCGAACGCTGA
- the fghA gene encoding S-formylglutathione hydrolase, producing the protein MSLENISCQKSFGGWHKRYRHRSDVLGCDMVFAVYLPPQAEQGGKLPVLYWLSGLTCTDENFMHKAGALRMAAELGLIIVAPDTSPRGADVPGDPDGAWDFGLGAGFYLNATQEPWSRHYRMHDYVVQELPALVEAHFPASDKRGISGHSMGGHGALVCALRNPGRYQSVSAFSPINNPMDCPWGQKAFSRYLGEDRSKWREWDACALIAEADEQLPLLVDQGDRDDFLATQLKPEALQQAAKLAGHPLTLRLQPGYDHSYFFIASFIDDHLQHHARALGA; encoded by the coding sequence ATGAGCCTGGAAAATATTTCCTGCCAGAAAAGCTTCGGCGGCTGGCACAAACGCTATCGGCACCGCTCCGACGTGCTCGGCTGCGACATGGTGTTCGCGGTGTACCTGCCGCCGCAAGCGGAGCAGGGCGGCAAGCTCCCGGTGCTGTACTGGCTGTCCGGCCTGACCTGCACCGATGAGAACTTCATGCACAAGGCCGGCGCCCTGCGCATGGCCGCCGAGTTGGGGCTGATCATCGTTGCGCCGGACACCAGCCCGCGCGGTGCTGATGTGCCGGGTGACCCGGATGGCGCCTGGGACTTCGGGCTCGGTGCCGGCTTCTATCTGAATGCCACGCAGGAACCGTGGTCCCGGCACTATCGGATGCATGACTACGTTGTGCAGGAATTGCCGGCATTGGTCGAAGCGCATTTCCCGGCGTCGGACAAGCGCGGCATCAGCGGGCATTCCATGGGTGGCCACGGTGCACTGGTTTGCGCGCTGCGTAATCCGGGGCGTTATCAGTCGGTGTCGGCGTTTTCGCCGATCAACAACCCGATGGATTGCCCGTGGGGGCAGAAAGCTTTTTCCCGTTATCTTGGGGAGGACCGTTCGAAGTGGCGCGAATGGGATGCTTGCGCCCTGATCGCCGAGGCCGATGAGCAGTTGCCATTGCTGGTCGATCAAGGCGATCGCGACGATTTCCTTGCCACCCAACTCAAACCTGAAGCCTTGCAGCAAGCGGCCAAACTGGCCGGTCATCCGTTGACGTTGCGTCTGCAACCGGGCTACGACCATAGCTATTTCTTCATCGCCAGCTTCATCGACGACCACTTGCAGCATCATGCGCGCGCCCTAGGCGCCTAA
- the ispF gene encoding 2-C-methyl-D-erythritol 2,4-cyclodiphosphate synthase — protein sequence MRIGHGYDVHRFAEGDFITLGGVRIAHGFGLLAHSDGDVLLHALSDALLGAAALGDIGKHFPDTDPTFKGADSRVLLRHVVALIHAKGWKVGNVDNTIVAQAPKMAPHIESMRALIAADLQVELDQVNVKATTTEKLGFVGREEGIAVHSVALLLRA from the coding sequence ATGCGTATTGGCCACGGCTATGATGTGCACCGTTTCGCTGAAGGCGATTTCATTACTCTGGGCGGTGTGCGGATTGCACACGGCTTCGGGCTGCTCGCTCACTCCGACGGTGACGTCCTGCTGCACGCCTTGAGCGATGCCTTGCTCGGCGCCGCCGCGCTGGGTGATATCGGCAAGCATTTCCCGGACACCGATCCAACCTTCAAGGGCGCCGACAGCCGCGTGCTGTTGCGTCACGTCGTCGCACTGATCCACGCCAAGGGCTGGAAAGTCGGCAACGTCGATAACACCATCGTCGCCCAGGCGCCGAAAATGGCTCCGCATATCGAATCGATGCGCGCGCTCATTGCCGCGGATCTTCAAGTTGAGTTGGATCAAGTGAACGTGAAAGCTACCACTACCGAAAAGCTTGGCTTCGTCGGTCGCGAAGAAGGCATTGCCGTGCATTCCGTTGCCTTGTTGCTGCGCGCATGA
- a CDS encoding LexA family transcriptional regulator, whose protein sequence is MQKRNVSSVLRALLDQHGISPTELHRRTGVPQSTLSRILSGKIVDPSDKHISKIAEYFAVSTDQLRGRADVAPAAGAGREPLHSELKDISLWDDDTPVDDDEVSVPFLREVELAAGSGRFVIEESERSSLRFGKRSLRHNGVQFDQAKCVTVRGNSMLPVLRDGATVGVNAGKCGIGDIVDGDLYAINHNGQLRVKQLYRLPSGIRLRSFNRDEHPDEDYTFQEIQEEQIVILGHVFWWGMYAR, encoded by the coding sequence ATGCAAAAACGCAATGTTTCTTCAGTCTTAAGAGCGCTGCTCGATCAGCACGGGATCTCCCCCACGGAGCTTCACCGACGCACCGGCGTGCCTCAATCCACACTCTCGCGCATCCTCAGCGGGAAGATCGTCGATCCTTCGGATAAGCACATCTCGAAGATCGCCGAGTACTTCGCCGTGAGCACCGATCAATTGCGCGGGCGCGCGGATGTTGCGCCGGCCGCCGGTGCCGGGCGCGAGCCCCTACATTCCGAACTCAAGGATATAAGCTTGTGGGACGACGATACCCCTGTCGATGACGACGAGGTGTCGGTCCCCTTTCTTCGCGAGGTTGAATTGGCTGCTGGATCAGGAAGATTCGTCATCGAAGAAAGCGAGCGCTCCAGCTTGCGCTTCGGCAAGCGCAGTCTGCGTCATAACGGCGTGCAGTTCGACCAGGCCAAGTGCGTGACGGTGCGCGGCAACAGCATGTTGCCGGTCCTGCGCGATGGTGCCACCGTCGGCGTGAATGCCGGTAAATGCGGGATTGGCGACATCGTCGACGGCGACCTGTACGCGATCAACCATAACGGCCAACTGCGGGTGAAACAGCTTTATCGTCTACCCTCCGGTATCCGTCTGCGCAGCTTCAATCGCGATGAGCACCCGGACGAGGACTACACCTTCCAGGAAATCCAGGAAGAGCAGATCGTCATCCTCGGTCACGTCTTCTGGTGGGGCATGTACGCCCGCTAA
- a CDS encoding S-(hydroxymethyl)glutathione dehydrogenase/class III alcohol dehydrogenase yields the protein MIKSRAAVAFEAKKPLEIVEVDVAMPKAGEVLLRIVASGVCHTDAYTLSGADPEGIFPSILGHEGGAVVEAIGEGVTSVAVGDHVIPLYTPECRQCKFCLSGKTNLCQAIRATQGKGLMPDGTSRFSYKGQPIFHYMGTSTFSEYTVLPEISVAKIAKEAPLEKVCLLGCGVTTGIGAVLNTAKVKPGDTVAIFGLGGIGLSAVIGAVKAKAARIIAIDINPAKFEIAKQLGATDCVNPKDFDRPIQEVIVDMTDGGVDFSFECIGNVQLMRAALECCHKGWGESVIIGVAGAGQEISTRPFQLVTGRVWRGSAFGGVRGRTELPSYVEMAETGEIPLDTFITHTMGLEDINKAFDLMHEGKSIRSVIHF from the coding sequence ATGATCAAGTCGCGCGCCGCCGTTGCCTTCGAGGCCAAGAAACCCCTCGAGATCGTTGAAGTCGATGTCGCCATGCCGAAGGCCGGTGAAGTCCTGTTGCGCATCGTCGCTTCCGGTGTTTGCCACACCGATGCCTATACCTTGTCCGGCGCTGACCCGGAAGGCATCTTCCCGTCGATCCTCGGTCACGAAGGCGGCGCTGTGGTTGAAGCCATCGGCGAAGGCGTAACCTCGGTTGCTGTCGGCGATCACGTGATCCCGCTGTACACCCCGGAATGCCGTCAGTGCAAATTCTGCCTGTCGGGCAAAACCAACCTCTGCCAGGCGATTCGCGCCACCCAAGGCAAAGGCCTGATGCCGGATGGCACTTCGCGCTTTTCCTACAAGGGTCAGCCGATTTTCCACTACATGGGCACCTCGACCTTTTCCGAATACACGGTGCTGCCGGAAATCTCCGTGGCCAAGATCGCGAAAGAAGCGCCCCTGGAAAAAGTCTGCCTGCTGGGCTGCGGCGTCACCACCGGCATCGGCGCGGTGCTCAATACCGCCAAGGTAAAACCGGGTGACACCGTGGCCATTTTCGGTCTCGGTGGCATCGGTCTGTCGGCCGTGATCGGCGCAGTCAAAGCCAAGGCTGCACGCATCATCGCCATCGACATCAACCCAGCCAAATTCGAGATCGCCAAGCAACTGGGTGCAACCGATTGCGTGAACCCGAAAGACTTCGACCGCCCGATCCAGGAAGTCATCGTCGACATGACCGATGGCGGCGTCGACTTCTCCTTCGAGTGCATCGGCAACGTGCAGTTGATGCGTGCGGCCCTTGAGTGCTGTCACAAAGGTTGGGGCGAGTCGGTGATCATCGGCGTGGCCGGTGCCGGCCAGGAGATTTCCACCCGTCCATTCCAACTGGTCACCGGTCGCGTCTGGCGCGGTTCGGCATTCGGCGGCGTGCGTGGTCGCACCGAATTGCCAAGCTACGTAGAAATGGCTGAAACCGGCGAGATTCCGCTGGATACCTTCATCACCCACACCATGGGCCTGGAAGATATCAACAAGGCGTTCGACCTGATGCATGAAGGCAAGAGCATCCGTTCCGTCATCCATTTCTGA
- a CDS encoding peptidoglycan DD-metalloendopeptidase family protein: protein MSLTVIAQRMGTASFQRLVTGLVLSTLLVGCSSTKSSTVGVVDRNKTVAQRPAVTTGQYVVRPKDTLFSIAFRYGWDYKALAARNNIPTPYTIHPGQTIRFDGRTGSTPTTVVSSSNSTPSSSLKTTVIRRQPNGATTSTAVVAPSVASKPALAPLPPAGPAPTGWGWPSNGILIGKFSSNGSLNKGIDIAGDLGQPVLAASDGTVVYAGSGLRGYGELVIIKHSDTYVSAYGHNRRLLVREGQQVKVGQTIAEMGSTGTDRVKLHFEIRRQGKPVDPLQFLPRR from the coding sequence GTGAGTCTCACAGTCATTGCGCAGCGTATGGGTACAGCAAGCTTTCAGCGCCTGGTGACTGGCCTTGTCTTGAGCACGTTGCTGGTCGGTTGCTCCAGCACCAAGTCGAGCACCGTTGGCGTGGTGGATCGCAACAAAACCGTAGCCCAGCGTCCGGCCGTCACCACGGGTCAATATGTCGTTCGACCTAAAGACACTCTGTTCTCGATCGCTTTTCGCTACGGTTGGGACTACAAAGCCCTCGCTGCCCGGAACAATATTCCTACGCCATACACGATCCATCCGGGTCAGACGATTCGCTTCGATGGTCGTACCGGTTCAACGCCGACGACAGTCGTAAGCTCGTCAAATTCAACGCCTTCATCGTCGCTGAAAACCACAGTAATCCGACGCCAACCGAATGGCGCAACGACCAGTACAGCGGTGGTTGCACCGTCCGTCGCGAGCAAGCCAGCCCTCGCACCACTGCCTCCTGCAGGTCCGGCCCCGACCGGCTGGGGATGGCCTTCTAATGGCATATTAATTGGAAAATTCTCTTCAAACGGTAGTTTGAATAAAGGAATTGATATCGCCGGGGATTTGGGACAGCCTGTTTTAGCTGCGTCTGATGGGACGGTGGTATACGCCGGGAGTGGCTTAAGGGGCTACGGCGAATTAGTCATCATCAAACACAGCGATACCTACGTCAGTGCTTACGGACATAACCGTAGGCTGTTGGTTCGGGAGGGGCAGCAGGTCAAAGTCGGACAGACAATTGCCGAAATGGGGTCAACGGGTACAGACCGGGTGAAACTGCATTTTGAGATTCGCCGACAAGGTAAGCCTGTAGATCCGCTGCAATTCCTGCCACGTCGTTGA
- the mutS gene encoding DNA mismatch repair protein MutS yields MSDLSSHTPMMQQYWRLKNQHPDQLMFYRMGDFYEIFYEDAKKAAKLLDITLTARGQSAGQAIPMCGIPYHAAEGYLAKLVKLGESVVICEQVGDPATSKGPVDRQVVRIITPGTVSDEALLDERRDNLIAAVLGDERLFGLAVLDITSGNFTVLEIKGWENLLAELERVNPVELMIPDDWPKDLPAEKRRGVRRRAPWDFERDTALKSLCQQFSTQDLKGFGCENLTLAIGAAGCLLSYAKETQRTALPHLRSLRHERLDDTVVLDGASRRNLELDTNLAGGRENTLQSVVDRCQTAMGSRLLTRWLNRPLRDLTVLLARQTSITCLLDGYRFEKLQPQLKEIGDIERILARIGLRNARPRDLARLRDALGALPELQVAMAELEAPHIIQLAATTSTYPELAALLEKAIIDNPPAVIRDGGVLKTGYDAELDDLQSLSENAGQFLIDLEAREKARTGLSHLKVGYNRIHGYFIELPSKQAESAPADYIRRQTLKGAERFITPELKAFEDKALSAKSRALAREKMLYEALLEDLISQLPPLQDTAAALAELDVLSNLAERALNLDLNCPRFVDEPCMRISQGRHPVVEQVLSTPFVANDLSLDDNTRMLVITGPNMGGKSTYMRQTALIVLLAHIGSFVPAASCELSLVDRIFTRIGSSDDLAGGRSTFMVEMSETANILHNATERSLVLMDEVGRGTSTFDGLSLAWAAAERLAHLRAYTLFATHYFELTVLPEAQPLVANVHLNATEHNERIVFLHHVLPGPASQSYGLAVAQLAGVPSEVIVRAREHLGRLEATALPHEVPKAVKGKPAAPQQSDMFASLPHPVLDELAKLDLDDMSPRRALEMLYTLKTRI; encoded by the coding sequence ATCTCCGATCTGTCCTCGCACACGCCGATGATGCAGCAATACTGGCGCCTGAAGAACCAGCACCCTGACCAGCTGATGTTCTACCGCATGGGTGACTTCTACGAGATCTTCTATGAAGACGCGAAGAAGGCCGCCAAGTTGCTGGACATCACCTTGACCGCCCGTGGGCAGTCGGCGGGCCAGGCGATTCCGATGTGCGGGATTCCTTACCACGCCGCCGAAGGTTACCTGGCGAAACTGGTGAAGCTCGGCGAGTCGGTGGTGATCTGTGAGCAGGTTGGCGATCCGGCCACCAGCAAGGGGCCGGTGGATCGGCAGGTGGTGCGGATCATCACGCCGGGTACGGTCAGTGATGAGGCGTTGCTGGATGAGCGTCGGGACAACCTGATCGCGGCGGTGCTGGGTGACGAGCGTCTGTTCGGTTTGGCGGTGCTGGACATCACCAGCGGCAACTTCACCGTGCTGGAAATCAAAGGCTGGGAAAACCTGCTGGCGGAGCTGGAGCGGGTCAATCCGGTAGAGCTGATGATCCCGGACGATTGGCCGAAGGACCTGCCGGCGGAAAAACGCCGCGGGGTTCGTCGTCGGGCACCGTGGGATTTTGAACGCGATACGGCGCTGAAAAGTCTCTGCCAACAATTCTCGACCCAGGACCTTAAAGGCTTCGGCTGCGAGAACCTGACCCTGGCCATCGGTGCCGCCGGCTGCCTGCTCAGCTACGCCAAGGAAACCCAGCGCACCGCCCTGCCGCACTTGCGCAGCCTGCGTCATGAACGCCTGGACGACACCGTGGTGCTGGACGGCGCAAGCCGTCGCAACCTGGAGCTGGACACCAACCTGGCCGGTGGCCGCGAGAACACCCTGCAATCGGTGGTCGATCGCTGCCAGACCGCCATGGGCAGCCGCTTGCTGACCCGTTGGCTGAACCGTCCACTGCGGGACTTGACCGTGTTGCTGGCGCGTCAGACCTCAATCACTTGCCTGCTCGACGGCTACCGTTTCGAAAAGCTGCAACCACAACTCAAGGAAATCGGCGACATCGAGCGGATCCTGGCGCGGATCGGTTTGCGTAACGCTCGTCCTCGTGACTTGGCCCGCCTGCGTGATGCCCTCGGCGCATTGCCCGAGCTGCAAGTGGCGATGGCCGAACTCGAAGCCCCGCACATCATTCAACTGGCCGCGACCACCAGCACCTACCCGGAACTCGCGGCGTTGCTGGAAAAAGCCATTATCGACAACCCGCCGGCAGTCATCCGTGACGGCGGCGTGTTGAAAACCGGTTACGACGCCGAGCTGGACGACCTGCAATCGCTCAGCGAAAACGCCGGGCAGTTCCTGATCGACCTTGAAGCCCGCGAGAAGGCCCGCACCGGTCTGTCGCACCTGAAAGTCGGCTACAACCGCATTCACGGTTACTTCATCGAGTTGCCGAGCAAACAGGCCGAATCGGCGCCGGCGGACTACATCCGTCGCCAGACGCTCAAGGGTGCCGAGCGTTTCATCACGCCAGAACTGAAGGCGTTCGAAGACAAGGCGCTATCGGCCAAGAGCCGTGCCCTGGCGCGCGAGAAGATGCTCTACGAAGCGTTGCTCGAAGACTTGATTTCGCAATTGCCGCCGTTGCAGGACACTGCCGCCGCGCTGGCCGAACTGGACGTGTTGAGCAACCTCGCCGAACGTGCACTGAACCTTGACCTGAACTGCCCGCGCTTCGTCGACGAGCCGTGCATGCGCATCAGCCAGGGGCGTCACCCGGTGGTCGAGCAAGTGCTGAGCACGCCGTTCGTGGCCAACGACCTGAGCCTCGACGACAATACCCGCATGCTGGTGATCACCGGTCCGAACATGGGCGGTAAATCCACCTACATGCGCCAGACTGCGTTGATCGTGTTGCTGGCGCACATCGGCAGCTTCGTACCGGCAGCCAGTTGCGAATTGTCGCTGGTGGATCGCATCTTCACCCGGATCGGTTCCAGCGATGACTTGGCCGGTGGCCGTTCGACCTTCATGGTTGAAATGAGTGAAACGGCGAACATCCTGCACAACGCCACCGAGCGCAGCCTGGTGCTGATGGACGAAGTCGGACGCGGTACGAGCACCTTCGACGGTCTGTCCCTGGCCTGGGCTGCTGCCGAGCGCCTGGCGCACCTGCGTGCCTACACGCTGTTCGCTACCCACTACTTCGAACTGACCGTGTTGCCGGAGGCCCAGCCGCTGGTGGCCAACGTGCATCTGAATGCCACCGAGCACAACGAACGCATCGTGTTCCTGCACCATGTGTTGCCTGGGCCTGCCAGCCAAAGCTACGGCTTGGCGGTTGCGCAATTGGCCGGCGTGCCGAGCGAAGTGATCGTGCGTGCTCGCGAGCACCTGGGTCGCCTGGAAGCCACTGCCCTGCCCCACGAAGTGCCGAAAGCCGTCAAAGGCAAACCGGCCGCGCCGCAGCAGAGCGACATGTTCGCCAGCCTGCCGCATCCGGTGCTCGACGAACTGGCCAAACTGGACCTGGACGATATGAGTCCGCGTCGTGCGCTCGAAATGCTCTATACACTAAAGACACGGATCTAA
- the truD gene encoding tRNA pseudouridine(13) synthase TruD, with translation MNELQLLGPRAYGEALGTAVLKATAEDFQVDEVLNIPLSGDGEHLWIWVEKRGLNTEEAARRIAKAAGVPLRTVSYAGLKDRQALTRQWFSVQLPGKADPDLSAAENDTLKILKTGRHKRKLQRGAHSANGFTLRLTQFAGDKAAIEERLQLITQQGIPNYFGAQRFGFDGGNVVDARAWAARKALPEQRNVRSRLLSTARSFLFNQVLAARVADGSWQRAQVGDLLAFTDSRSFFPAGEAECNDPRLAILDLHPTGPQWGEGDSPTTGAVHELEQAIASREADLRDWLINAGMSHERRILRLPIGGLTWHYPEPDILQLEFVLPAGCFATVLVRELVDLVPVGQTDSPCVF, from the coding sequence ATGAACGAACTGCAACTGCTTGGCCCGCGCGCCTATGGCGAAGCCCTTGGCACCGCGGTACTGAAAGCCACGGCGGAAGATTTCCAGGTTGATGAAGTGCTCAACATCCCGCTCAGTGGCGATGGCGAGCACCTGTGGATCTGGGTGGAAAAGCGCGGTCTGAACACCGAAGAAGCCGCACGCCGGATTGCAAAAGCGGCCGGCGTGCCGTTGAGGACCGTCAGTTATGCGGGCCTCAAGGATCGTCAGGCACTGACCCGCCAGTGGTTCAGTGTGCAACTGCCGGGCAAGGCCGACCCCGATCTGTCGGCGGCGGAAAACGACACGCTGAAGATCCTCAAGACCGGCCGGCACAAGCGCAAGCTGCAACGCGGTGCCCACTCGGCCAATGGCTTCACTTTGCGCCTGACCCAATTTGCCGGCGACAAGGCGGCGATCGAAGAACGCCTGCAACTGATCACCCAGCAAGGTATTCCGAATTATTTCGGTGCCCAGCGCTTCGGCTTTGATGGCGGCAACGTAGTCGATGCCCGCGCCTGGGCTGCGCGTAAAGCGTTGCCGGAGCAGCGCAACGTGCGTTCGCGCCTGCTCTCCACCGCCCGCAGTTTTCTGTTCAACCAGGTGTTGGCGGCGCGTGTCGCTGATGGCAGCTGGCAGCGCGCCCAGGTCGGCGATCTGCTGGCTTTCACCGACAGCCGCAGTTTCTTTCCGGCCGGTGAAGCCGAGTGCAACGATCCACGCCTGGCGATACTTGACCTGCATCCGACCGGTCCGCAGTGGGGCGAAGGTGACTCGCCGACCACGGGCGCTGTCCATGAACTGGAGCAGGCAATCGCCAGCCGCGAAGCAGACTTGCGCGATTGGTTGATTAACGCCGGAATGAGCCACGAACGTCGCATCCTGCGGCTGCCCATTGGTGGGTTGACGTGGCATTATCCCGAGCCTGACATTCTGCAACTGGAATTCGTCCTCCCGGCCGGATGCTTCGCCACCGTATTGGTGCGCGAACTCGTCGATCTGGTGCCGGTGGGGCAGACGGACAGCCCATGCGTATTCTGA
- the surE gene encoding 5'/3'-nucleotidase SurE, giving the protein MRILISNDDGVTAPGLAALYAALADFTECVVIAPDQDKSGASSSLTLDRPLHPQTLANGFISLNGTPTDCVHLGLNGLLERQPDMVVSGINLGANLGDDVLYSGTVAAALEGRFLERPSFAFSLVSRQIENLPTAAYFARKLVEAHADLQLPPRTVLNVNIPNLPLDHIRGIQLTRLGHRARAAAPIKVVDPRGKSGYWIAASGDAEDGGPGTDFHAVMQGYVSITPLQLDRTFNDAFRSLDGWLEGLR; this is encoded by the coding sequence ATGCGTATTCTGATTTCTAACGACGATGGGGTAACCGCACCCGGTCTCGCCGCGCTTTATGCTGCGCTGGCGGATTTCACCGAGTGCGTGGTTATCGCCCCGGACCAGGACAAAAGCGGCGCCAGCAGTTCGCTGACGCTCGACCGTCCGTTGCACCCGCAAACCCTGGCCAACGGCTTTATCAGCCTCAATGGCACACCCACCGATTGCGTGCACCTGGGCCTTAACGGCTTGCTGGAGCGCCAGCCGGACATGGTGGTTTCCGGTATTAACCTGGGTGCGAACCTGGGGGACGACGTGCTGTATTCCGGCACCGTGGCGGCGGCCCTTGAAGGTCGCTTCCTGGAGCGTCCTTCGTTTGCCTTTTCGTTGGTCTCACGGCAAATAGAGAACCTTCCCACAGCCGCCTACTTTGCGCGCAAACTGGTCGAAGCCCATGCTGACCTCCAGCTGCCACCGCGCACGGTGCTGAACGTGAATATTCCGAACCTGCCGCTGGACCATATCCGCGGTATTCAGTTGACCCGCCTCGGGCATCGCGCCCGCGCCGCGGCGCCAATAAAAGTCGTCGATCCACGGGGCAAGTCCGGCTATTGGATTGCCGCCTCAGGGGACGCCGAAGACGGCGGTCCGGGAACCGATTTCCATGCGGTGATGCAGGGCTATGTCTCAATCACTCCACTACAACTGGATCGCACCTTCAATGATGCCTTCAGAAGTCTCGATGGCTGGCTGGAGGGGCTGCGTTAA
- a CDS encoding protein-L-isoaspartate(D-aspartate) O-methyltransferase: protein MTSQRTRERLIQRLYEEGISNAKVLEVIRRTPRHLFVDEALAHRAYEDTALPIGNNQTISQPYMVARMSELLLEAGPLDKVMEIGTGSGYQTAVLSQLVERVFSVERIKVLQDRAKERLVELNLRNVVFRWGDGWEGWPALAPYNGIIVTAVATDVPQALLDQLAPGGRLVIPVGSGEVQQLMLIIREEQGFSRRVLGAVRFVPLLNGPLA, encoded by the coding sequence ATGACTTCCCAGCGGACCCGCGAGCGCCTCATTCAGCGGCTGTATGAAGAGGGGATTTCCAACGCCAAGGTGCTGGAAGTCATCCGCCGTACACCGCGTCACCTGTTCGTTGACGAGGCGCTGGCTCACCGCGCCTACGAAGACACCGCGCTGCCGATCGGCAATAACCAGACGATCTCCCAGCCTTATATGGTGGCGCGCATGAGCGAGCTGCTGCTGGAGGCCGGTCCGTTGGACAAGGTGATGGAGATCGGCACCGGCTCGGGCTACCAGACCGCCGTGCTGTCGCAGTTGGTGGAGCGGGTGTTCTCCGTGGAGCGCATCAAGGTGTTGCAAGACCGGGCCAAGGAACGCCTGGTCGAGCTGAACCTGCGCAACGTGGTCTTCCGCTGGGGCGATGGTTGGGAAGGCTGGCCGGCACTGGCTCCTTATAACGGCATTATCGTCACCGCTGTTGCCACCGATGTGCCCCAGGCACTGCTTGATCAGTTGGCGCCGGGCGGACGCCTGGTGATTCCGGTCGGCTCCGGTGAGGTCCAGCAATTGATGCTGATCATCCGTGAAGAACAGGGCTTTTCCAGGCGTGTTCTGGGAGCGGTACGCTTCGTGCCATTGCTCAATGGGCCACTGGCCTGA